One stretch of Pantanalinema sp. DNA includes these proteins:
- a CDS encoding PAS domain-containing protein — MREDDFIVSKTNTKGIITYGNRTFIEFSGYSAQELIGTNHNIIRHPDMPRAAFKLLWDTISTGKEFFAYVKNLAKDGSFYWVFANVTPDFDANGKIIGYFSVRRKPKESAIQAVSELYRLMVAEEQRLGGRAGMEGSTALLLKILADKGMSYEELVLGL, encoded by the coding sequence ATGCGGGAAGACGACTTCATCGTCTCCAAGACCAACACCAAGGGGATCATCACCTACGGCAACCGCACCTTCATCGAGTTTTCCGGCTATTCGGCACAAGAGCTCATTGGTACCAATCACAACATCATCCGCCATCCTGACATGCCCCGAGCAGCCTTCAAGCTTCTCTGGGACACCATTTCGACCGGCAAAGAATTCTTTGCCTATGTCAAGAATCTGGCCAAGGACGGCAGCTTCTACTGGGTCTTTGCCAACGTGACCCCGGATTTCGATGCAAACGGCAAGATCATCGGCTACTTCTCGGTGCGACGGAAGCCCAAGGAAAGCGCCATTCAAGCCGTCAGCGAGTTGTACCGCCTCATGGTGGCCGAAGAGCAGCGCCTGGGCGGAAGAGCTGGCATGGAGGGCTCTACAGCCCTGCTCCTCAAGATTCTTGCCGATAAGGGGATGAGTTATGAAGAACTGGTTCTTGGCCTTTAG